ACCATTTTCTAGTAAAAACTCCTTGTTTTGGTCTAAAAACTCGCTTTTTACATACTCAGCAAAATAATTTATCAGCTTGTCAAAATTTAGCTCATTTGGAGTAGAGTAATTTATATAATTTTGCTTAGCTTTTTTACACAAATCCTTAAACACACCATCAGCTATCACATATCTTAGCTCATCGTTATCAAAATCAGGTCTAATTCCTTCTACAAATTCTTCATACCCATAGCTTTGATGAAAGGTTGTAAATACTATTTGCCCGTTTTTTACATAGTCTTTAAATCTTTCTTGCATTGCTTTTCTTGTGTAAATTTCGTTTGTTTGAGTTAAAAAATCTTCGCCCAAAATCCCTAAAGCTATATTTATGGTATTGTAAGTCTTGCCAACTCCAGGTGCTCCATATAAAATCTGATTTAACGGATAATCCATATTTACCTCTATTTTATTTTCGTTTTTATTTATTGTTAAATAATCATCTTCTTGAAAATTATTCATATAGTTAATTAAAAATACAAATTTATCATAAATTTGCTCTTTTAAATTCTCGTAATTGTCACAATCTCCAATAATTTGAAATTTATCACTATTTCTATCAAAAACACCATCAAATTGCATTTTTCTTAATGCTTTAAAATCGCTACATTCATTGCTTTTTACAATATATAAAGTAAATTTGTTTCCGTTATCATAAATTCCAAACCATATATAAACATTGTTCCAATTACCTTTTTTATGGAAAGTAGCATAATTATTGCTTTTAAACTGTTTATGGAAAGCAAAACCTTTGTAATCTTGTTTTTGCAACACCTGTATATTTGTATATATTTTAAAATTAAACTTATTCAAAACTTTATTAAATCTATGCGTTAAATTTTTAAAACTAACTTGTTCTTTTTTATAATATTGATTAGCAATTTTGATGCACTCTCTAAAACATTCATAAATTTCTTTTCTATCTAGCACATATTACCCCTAATTTTCTAATTTTCTCTAATTTGATTAATTATATTATTATATGCTAAAATATAAGAAACTATTTAAAGATAAAAAAAATGAAAAAAGAAAAGCTAGAAGAAAAATATAATTTTGTAAAAAATAGTGCAAAATACAACTCATTAATATACAAAACAGAAAAAATAGTAGATAAAATAAAAATTTTATACTTACGTATTAAACACAATAATTCATTAAAAATTAAAAAAGAATTAAACTTAATAAAACAAGCTGCAAATATATCTGGAGATTTATTAAAAATAATATCATTAGCATTGGCACTGACAACATTTATTTCATTTATAATATATAATTATTTTTATTTTATGAATTTTAAAGAGATACCAAAACATGATAATGTCGAAATTTTTCATTTTGGTATTATTAATATAGTAGCATTTTTAATTCTTTTACTAATAAATTATGTTCCAATGTTTATTGTTATGATAATAAAAGGTACTCTTGCAAATATAAAAATAAACATAGAAAATAAACTAATAGATTTTATTGTATTTTTCATTTTAGAGGTAATTATAATGATAATATTTATGCTTGCTCTAGCAGGTTTAACATTTGGAATTACACTCACAGGCTTGCTCGAAACAATTGGAAACAATGCGGCAAACGATAGTTATATAAATAAAATAATTTTGCCTATAGTAATATTTCCAATTATTAGTCTATTATTTATTCATGCAAAAATTAATTATGTTTTAATTAATATTATATGGATTTGTACTATTACAATCTTTATTTTTAATTTAAATTTCAATTTTTATTCAATTTTAGGATTGGGTAAATACAAAGCTGATATTATTATTTCACAAAGCGACCTAAGTTTCAGCTATATTTTAAAAAAATATAAACAAACCCACGAAAACAATGTTATACCTAAGTGTGAAAACCAAAAGCTAGTTTGTGTTTTAGATGATGGTAGATTAAGTATCAGTAATGTAGAAATTTTATTTGATTCTGGAAGCGTAGTACATGTTGAAAATATTTATAATCCAAATAAAGTTTTAAAAATAAAATCCGAAAATATAGATATAGAAAAAATCGATAAACAAAACAATAAATCTAACGAAACAAACAACGAAAGCAAAGAACAAAATGAACAAGATTTAGAAAAATCTAAAGAGAATAAAAAAGAAGAAAGCACTACAAAAAATAACTAGAATTTAAAATCAGAATTTCGTTTGTTTATAACTCTTAAAACTTAACTAAACAAACAAAATTGAATTTTTTAAATAACTTTATCAATATTTTTGTTTAATTTAATCATGCTTAATAAAATCCCTAAATTTATAACCAAATTAAGCGTTGAATTTACTAACTCCATAATAATACTTTCTAGTCTAATTATTGGCTAATTTGCCACAACTTTTAAAAAACATTCCATCTATTTTTTTCGCACTACTCATATCAAAATCAATAATTTGATTTAAACTCTTGCACCAACTAAACATTCCTGAAAAATCTTCAACATTTTTAGTATTAAAACTAAGCTTTTTATTTAAACTATAACAATCATAAAACATAGCACTCATATCATGCACATTGCCTGTGTCCCAAGTATTAATACCTTTTCAAAAAGATAACTCATATCAGTTATAAGAGTAGTATCAATCTCATAAAACTTGATATTTTGAGTGTTCAAAATTTCTTTTAGTTTATCTTTAATATCTGGTTTCAAAAAATAAAATTCTTATTTAAATTCTTTATTATTTTTTTATTTTTATCACTTTTAAGGCTTATATTAATAATAAGTTATTGATTTAAAATAATAAGAATTGATTTGGGATTTTGTTTTTTTTCTTTTATTAACTTAAGAAGTAAAAAAGGTGCTAAGGATAGCACCTTTAATATTAAAACTATTGTAATAATCTCATTACGTTTTGTTGAACAGCGTTAGCTTGGCTCATTGCATATACACCTGATTGAGCTAGGATTTGGTGTTTACTAAATGTAGCACTCTCAGATGCAAAGTCAACATCTCTAATATTACTTTCAGCTGATTTAACATTTACTTGAGTAACTGAAATATTATTAACAGTTGAAACAAGTTGGTTTTGGACAGAACCAAGGTCACTTCTAATTGCTTCAAGAGCTTTTTGAGCTGATTCAGCAATATTCATCATTGCTTGTGCGCCTTTTAAAGTCATTACACCTGCAGCATAACCATTCTTATTATCTCCTGCATCAGTTGCTTGCCAATCATTAGCATTAAAGCCCATTGCATCTGCTGTTTCTCTATCTATAGTAGCATTAGTTTCTCTTAAGCTAACTGTTTTTTCAGAAACATTTTTATCATAGCCTATTGCACTTGTAACATCCATACTATGCAATTTACCATCAGCTCCAGTATAATCTCTAGTAGCTTCTACAACTATGTCTTTACCATTAGTTGATGAAAAACTTAATCTTCCAAAGTTAGTCTTAGTATCGTTAGTTAAGCCTATCATATCTTTAAGACCAGCTCTATCGCTTTCATTTAAGCCTTCTTTAACACCTTGTAAAAAATTAAGAGCTGCAACTGCTATGATTCCATTAGTTCCTTCAGCTTCGCCCATATTATGACCTTTTGATAAATCTATAACCTTATTTAATGCTTTCATTGCAGTATCCAAGGCAGCATTAGCATCACTTAAAGTCGCATGTTTAGAATTTGTATCTCCAACTGCTACTTTTACTGCTGCATTAGCATCTTTTAAAGCTATTTCATATTCTTCAGATATTGCAGTATGATTTGCAGGGTCTTTAAATGCTTTAGCACTTTCCAATTGTAAAGCACCAAATTTTTCTGCTTTAACACCACTTAAATCTATTTCAGTTCCATCTTTAATTGCTGTTTTAATGGCATCAGCTGAAGCTTTAGCTACTCCATCAGCTGCGTGTCTTGCTGCTTGTTCATAATAAGCATCTTTAACATCATCAAATGAATTTTTTGTTGAAAGTATAGAACCAGCAGCACCAGTAGGATCGGCTTCAGAAGCTGCATTATCACCGCCCCAAGCAGCCGCACCAGAAAAATCAACAATTTTTTCACCATTAGCACCATCTAAATCTCCAGCAGCATCAGTATAAAACACATGCTTATCTGCTACTTTAGCTGCTTCAGTTGCCGTAAAAGCTTTGCCAGTTGGATCATAACTCTTATCCACCCCATCAGTTATCTTAATACCTCTACCATCTCTATTAGCAAGTACTAATCTTCCTTTTTCATCAACACTAGCCTCAACCCCTGTTTGATCTTTAACAGAGTTAATAGCAGCTCTTAAAGCTCCATTTCCATCTTTATCTTTAACTTCAATAGAACCAATAGTAACACCATTTATACTAAAGCCTTGTAAAGTAGTTCCTGCTTTAATAGGTTGTTCAAATACACTTTGAACCGTAACAGAAGCTTTAATACCTGTTTTATCAGTAGATTTATTAATAGCTTCAACTAAAGCACCTAAACCTTGACCTGCTTTAATATTATTACCTTGAGCAATTTGCACTGGCTCAAATGTAACATCATTAATTCCATCTACGTTTTTAAATGTAAGATTAATTTTATCTCCTAAAGCAAGGTCGCTTTGTCTTACGTTATGCCCAGTCTCAAACCTAGTTAAACCAATCTTATCACTTGTAGTTGCCCCTATACTAGCCTTAACTGTCTCATTTGAATATGCACCAATTTGAAATTCTTTGTTTGAAAACGTTCCACTTAGAAGCTTTTGACCATTGAATGATGTAGTATTACCAATATTGTCTAATTCTTCCATAAGTCTTGAAATATCAGCTTGAAGTGAGCGTCTTGTTTCAGTTGTTTGACCATCTTGAGCTGATTGAATAGCTTTATTCTTAATTGTATCAAGTATTTTTATTTGCTCATCCATAGCCTTATCAGCTGTTTGAATAATACCAATAGCATCATTAGCATTCATAATAGCTTGACCAAGAGAACTTGCTTGACTTCTTAAACTATCAGCAATTGCCATACCTGAAGCATCATCAGCAGCAGAGTTAATTCTAAAACCTGAGTTTAACTTGTTTAAAGAACTGTCAATTGATCTATTGTTCATAGATGCGTTTGCATGAGCGCTTAGCTAGTGGGGGTTTGATAAAAAAGGGCTTAAAGCCCTTTTTTTAAAATGTATATCTAATGGTTGAGTTTATTTCATAATCATTTGTAAGTTTTGTGCCAAAGCTTCTTTCAACACTTAAATTCAATCTTAAATTATCGCTAAATGTATATGCTGTGCCAACGCTTACAAATCCTCTATCGCTAGCTCCTAATTTGCTTTTTACCTTAGCATTTACTCCTTTTATAATATCGCCTATTAAAAGGTCTGCTTCTTTAGTTTGAGTATCAATTACTGCCCCAACACCAGCTCTAAATGTAAAATCATTTACGCTATAACCTGCAAATATTTGTGGTTTAAATATTAATGGAGAATGAGCATCTACATTTATTTTAAACTTATTAAAGATTTTTAAGCTTGATTCATATTTGCCGATATATCCAGTGATTATCTCAAGGCTTGGTTCAAGATAAAAATTATTATTTACATTAAATCTATATCCGCCCTCTGCACTAACTAAGAATGAATTTTGAGATTTAACATCAACAAATTTACTATCATAACTACTTCTTATATATTTTAATACCAAATCAGCAAAATATCCATCATTGTGAATATAACTTAAATACGCTCCTACGCTAGTGTCTTTTGCTCTTACACCTGCATTGATTTTATCATAGCCAAATAGCACACCAGCAAGAATATCAGCATTATTTAAGCTAGTTTTTTTATCTGCACCAATTTGGGTTGAATAGTAATTGAAATTATTGTTACCATTGCTAAAACGACCACCATAAATTCTAAACCAAGTCCCAATATCCGCATTTAAACCACGCACTTCACCTAAACGCTTATTCATATTATTGATTTGAACATTTAAAGTGCTTAGAGCTTCTGCTGTTATATCGTCTTTTTTCTCATCTAAAATTGTTGTAGCTATTTGATTTGCTAAGGTTTGTGCTTGTGCTTTTACTTCAGGAGCTGCATTGCTTAAATCTCCATTGTGTGAAGCTGCTAAACTGATTAATGCGTTAGCGTGAGTTTGAGTATTAGCCGTATAAATACCACTTGACATTAACTCTTCTTTAGCTTTTTTGCCTTCTTCTGTATTGTTTGTAATATTTGCTTGAATTTCTTTTAATTGCTCTTCTAGTTCTAGTAAAGTTGTATTAGCTGTAGTTAACTCTGTTTTAGCTTTTTCAAGGTCTTCACTTGCTTTATCTAAAGCTGTTTTAGCGTTAGCATTGGTCTTTTTAGCTTCTTCAACTTTAGTTTGAGCTTCTGTATATACTTTCATTGCTTCTTCAACTTTGGTTTGGGCTTGAGCTTGTAAAGTTTTATTATCTGTTATTTTTTGTTCTTGAGCTTGGATTTCTTGTTGTTTTAAAGTTAAGCTATTTTTATAATTTTCAAGACTTTTTTCTTCTTCTCTTTTTTTAAATACCAAGCTATTATGATTATTTGAAGCTTCATTAAACTCAAATAACGCTTGTCCTTTTTGTTGTCCCAATGGAGCCATGGTATCATCACTTAGTTTTACGGCTAAATTAGCTTCTTCTTGAGTTTTTATAGCATTTTTTACATTTGTTTTTAATGCTTCATTATTTGGATCTTTTTGTAAATTTTCTCTAGCCTCAGCTAGTTTATTCTCTGCTTCATATTTTTTATTTAATAATTCTTTGTGTTGCTCTACTAATGTGCTTAATTGCTTATTTAAATCATTATAAGCTTTTTCTTTGGCAGTTAAATTAGTTTGAGAAGTAGCAATTTGACTTGTTAAATCTGAAATAGCTGTATTTTGCTTAGTTATCAAATCACTTATTCCTTGTAATTCTTGATTTAAATTATCTTTTTGAGTATTTAAAGAATTACCTTGATTTACTAAATTAGTATGTTCTCTTTCAGCTTGATTTTTCAAACCCTCTTTATCTACTGCTGTTAATGTTGCTGTATCTATAGCCTTTGCAGTTTCTTTAAATGCTTTATCTTTTTCTTTATAATTTGTATCAGCATTATTTACGCTTTCTTGTTTTTGAGTTATTAGAGTATTTTGCTCTTTAATCTTGCTTTCTAACTCTGTTTTTTGACTTAAAAAAGTTTCTAAACTATTACTTAAACTATTTTCTACTGCATATACATTTGTCCCTAGTAGTGCCACTGCACAAACCGATGAAAATAATACTTTTTTCATAATTTCTCCTTATTATAAATTCCATCTAAATATAATATTTTTTTGTAAATTTTATTAGATTATTAGGAAAAAATTATTATAGAATAATAAAATTTATTATTTATTAATTTTAATGATAATATTTTTTGAAGAAAACTCACATTTTAAATCATCAACAACATAAGTTAAATCATCAATTATTTGAGTAAAACCATTTGGAGTTTTTGAGTAATTTTTCTTAGAAAATATATTTTTACATAAAATTATATCTTTTAACAAATCATCATAATACCATTTGCCAAAAAATTTTTCATTAAAGCTTTTTTTGGTATAGCATTCGTTGTTAAAACATATTTTTTCATTGATTTTAAAAGTATTTATGTATTTTCCAAGTGTATATAAATCAAGACTTAAATCACCTTTATTATCCTTTAAAAAACCTTGTCCTTTAAACTTAATAATATCGCTTTTAATAGTTAGATTTATAGTTGTAGTTGGAATTTGCTTAGCACAAGAGCTAAAAAATAGGGCTAAAATTAGCCCTAAGTAAATCTTATTTACCATTTAAAAAATCTCTTAAATTATTCACCATCATTGCCACTAGCCTTGTAACACACTCACAAGCAGTCCAAGCTATGTGCGGGGTGATTATTAGATTTTGCTTTTTGCTTATGTTTAATAAAGGATTATCGGCACTCATTGGCTCAACTTCTACAACATCAAGCCCAACACGGATATTTTTACTATCAATTGCTTTTGCGAGTGCTACTTCATCAATTATCCCGCCACGCCCAAGATTTAGCAAATACGCATTATCTTTCATCATTGTTAGTTCTTTTTCGCTGATTAATTTATATGATTTGTCGTTAAGTGGAGCGTGAATGCTTATAATATCGCTATTTTTTAGCAATTCTTCTAAGCTAACTTTTTTAAAATCAGCATTGTTATTATTGCCACTAAGACTTGTATAAATCACATTAGCACCAAACATTTGTGCTATTTTTGCAACTTCTTTTCCAATAGCTCCAAGTCCTATAATTCCCCAA
This is a stretch of genomic DNA from Campylobacter sp. RM12651. It encodes these proteins:
- a CDS encoding autotransporter outer membrane beta-barrel domain-containing protein, coding for MKKVLFSSVCAVALLGTNVYAVENSLSNSLETFLSQKTELESKIKEQNTLITQKQESVNNADTNYKEKDKAFKETAKAIDTATLTAVDKEGLKNQAEREHTNLVNQGNSLNTQKDNLNQELQGISDLITKQNTAISDLTSQIATSQTNLTAKEKAYNDLNKQLSTLVEQHKELLNKKYEAENKLAEARENLQKDPNNEALKTNVKNAIKTQEEANLAVKLSDDTMAPLGQQKGQALFEFNEASNNHNSLVFKKREEEKSLENYKNSLTLKQQEIQAQEQKITDNKTLQAQAQTKVEEAMKVYTEAQTKVEEAKKTNANAKTALDKASEDLEKAKTELTTANTTLLELEEQLKEIQANITNNTEEGKKAKEELMSSGIYTANTQTHANALISLAASHNGDLSNAAPEVKAQAQTLANQIATTILDEKKDDITAEALSTLNVQINNMNKRLGEVRGLNADIGTWFRIYGGRFSNGNNNFNYYSTQIGADKKTSLNNADILAGVLFGYDKINAGVRAKDTSVGAYLSYIHNDGYFADLVLKYIRSSYDSKFVDVKSQNSFLVSAEGGYRFNVNNNFYLEPSLEIITGYIGKYESSLKIFNKFKINVDAHSPLIFKPQIFAGYSVNDFTFRAGVGAVIDTQTKEADLLIGDIIKGVNAKVKSKLGASDRGFVSVGTAYTFSDNLRLNLSVERSFGTKLTNDYEINSTIRYTF
- a CDS encoding D-2-hydroxyacid dehydrogenase, with translation MKIVFLDANTLGGENIDAFKEFGEVVLYEKSSPNEVVKRLEKCEVAVINKIKMSREVMQACPDLKLILISATGMNTVDLVAAKEFNIVVKNVAGYSTKSVAQHTYALLLSLMNETLYYNDYTKKGNWAKSELFCDYSRRIYTIEGKTWGIIGLGAIGKEVAKIAQMFGANVIYTSLSGNNNNADFKKVSLEELLKNSDIISIHAPLNDKSYKLISEKELTMMKDNAYLLNLGRGGIIDEVALAKAIDSKNIRVGLDVVEVEPMSADNPLLNISKKQNLIITPHIAWTACECVTRLVAMMVNNLRDFLNGK
- a CDS encoding BspA family leucine-rich repeat surface protein; translated protein: MNTWDTGNVHDMSAMFYDCYSLNKKLSFNTKNVEDFSGMFSWCKSLNQIIDFDMSSAKKIDGMFFKSCGKLANN